Within the Telopea speciosissima isolate NSW1024214 ecotype Mountain lineage chromosome 4, Tspe_v1, whole genome shotgun sequence genome, the region TGGCCTAACTCCATTCGGTGGCTTCAGGAGCTTTGTGATTCTGAGGTGACTGGTTGTACTCACccctctcatcaataaattccccgtttaccaaaaaaaaaaaaaaaaaaaaattcttcctctTTGTTTGGTTATAGTTGAATTGATGAAATGAATGTCTTAAAAAAACGAAGCGTTTGTTTCAatgaaattttccttttagATAAAAATGATACTTTGGCCAttttgttttcaacatttttgtGAACCTTTTTGGCTTTGAGTTGTTtaaagcatagttggaaaaccaggttctGACTCGGCCGAGTCACCCAAGTCGAGTAAAAAAATCACAAAGCCTGGTCAAGAGTTGTGTAGACTCAGCCAATGTAAAAAATGACCTGACTCGGTCAGATTCAATCCGAGTCAAAGGAGAATcgatgttttttaattgagtCTCGTTAAACTAGGCGAGTCCCGTCACGTTCCTTCTTTCCCATATCCGACGCCCTTGTTCAAGAGTCTAATCTCTAAAACTCTAACTCCGTGATGAAGCTTTTTCCATGGCTTGTTTTCTTGACAGAAAAAGCCATTAGTAAAGTTTTTGAATGAGAGGTCCAATCGTGCTAGTCAATTGGGTCAGAGGGAACTTCTCGGAGAAGAGTTAGTTCTGGAGAAAGACTACCATGAATAAGATATGTTTATGAATAGTTTGTAATGAGGAAAGattcgataaaaacactttaattcACCTTTTCCCAAATAAACAACCATGAATAAGatatgttcatgttgtaatccgAACAAAGATGAATAAATTGTAAGGGGAAGAatggaagataactaatatttaaatcaatggataaatagagttcGTAGCGAAATCATTGTTaaaaatcatataattatttatcattagCTGTGAAgggaagataattaatattgaaatcaatgaatacttattgagaagataactaatattgaaatcacaaaatgaaccctactatcaaatcatttagagtaaattatagatcaccccctgattttcaatcgaaactcagatcaccccctggtttttgaaaaaactcaaatcaccccctagtttagaTCCCAAAATGACAAAGTAGTCCGtaacgttagttttatgctattaagtgatgatgtcagccagttaaataaatttaagtccctaaactacccttgaccaatgttgattTACGATTTTACACTTGTAACTAAAAACCCAaattcatcatcttcctcacacctgcaacttACCTGGAACGTTGCCGGAAATCTACCAGAGCTCGAAGAGATTGTTATTGAGAATGAGAGATGGGTTGGAGAGGCTCGAACGCTTGGAATTCTCGTCATCATCGAATGGCCTTGATTCTCCGgaactctctttctctgtcaAGAAAGACATCGCTCGGATCCAATCTCTCTGTGTCGAGATGGATCGCCTCTGGAGATCCATCGCTTCCAAACCCCAACGTGATCTTTGGAAGCGGTAACAATTCCTataaccctaatttctcttTTACCTTCGTTACCTGATCGATTTGATCCCTTATTTTGAGTACCAAACAGACAAATAtgtaaaccctaatttctcttTTACCTTCATTACCCAATCGATTTGATCCCTTATTTTGAGTACCAAACAGACAAATATGTGATTCGATCTCAACTTGGGGCATCTCGATCTCATTTGTATGAAAGAAATGATTCCTTTAGATGGGTTTTTGAATGAAAACTAGTGAAATTGCGATGGGTTGTTTTAATGGAAACTCATGATTGGATGATTCAGTCTTTCTATCCAAGCAGAACAATTTGACGATGAAAatcataattaattaagttTCATTTCATTTGGTAGTTTGCAATCTCATGGATTTTTGAATAGTTGGTATTAAGTGCTTGGTCATTCGAGCAGATTGGGGTAGACCTCTACACAATTTTCTGGTGGTTTAGTTTATATGAATGTTGAGAAGTGGCATAACTATAGAATCTGTCATGAGTCTTTAACTTCCTATTTTACATTACAAGATAATGTCAAAGCGCCGATAATGTAGCGGATAACAAGCAGAGGCAGCGGCGGCgatggtggtggcggtgctGCCAGCGGTTGCAGGAAaggagtagggtattttaggttgaagatgaaggaagggtagtattgtaaatttaattctaatgttttagtacaagggtaaaatagtcctttcacaccaataactaactgCAGACTAAtaccgttactatagagggactgatttgagttttttcaaaaaccaggaggtgatctgagtttcgattgaaaaccaaggggtgatctgtaatttacccaatCAATTATATGacaaccaactaattttgtatagtgaacaaagagatcaatggaagaagcattgctacaaatcaatttccctatttctATAACCTCATAGTCATTGATTTTTAACAGTTCCCCTTACAACCagaaatttgctcactaatattgaaatcaatggataatcaattcaccaATTCATAGTCTTATATTCAATGATTTTTGTTATTGGTTTCATTTGGTCGATTTTCGGTTTGTAATCGGTTGGTCCGGTGCTGTCCGGTTTTCAGCCGGTCCCGTCATACCCCAGttcaaaaccaatccaataagaatcGACTCGGTTCGGTTTGGATTTTTTTGATCGGTTTCGGTCGGTCTTAATGgtttgggctaggttttgacacccttatattGATGCCCACTTCTATCCTTCTTTCGTGTGGGATATGGGAATCGGGAATCGGATTGGAGCTAACCCGTTAGGAATCGAAATTGACTCGCTAGGAATCGGAACTGATTCACCTAATAGCTTATTTGTGCGGTTCTGAATTTACCTCTTAAGTTCTTGGTCCGATTATGGATCTACcaattaagttattggtctccCAACGGTTCTAGAATTGATAAACCAACTAAGAACCATTAGAATCGGAATTGGTAGAACTGATTCACATCCACATCCTaaccctatatattatataattattaagACTTAAGGTTATGACAGCTAAGGTCAATccctttattttgtttattctttcAATTTTGACTGGTACCTCTTGTCCCATATAGTATTTTATTAAAGATCCAATTGTTAATTTATAGTTCCATTTAGGAATGCTAACCtaagaacataccttaaaataatattagtttatgagggtgatggtgttcctacttatattgaatataaaataagaaataatatggaCTAGTTTcgtgatttgagaaaaaaatatgaTGGTGGATTGTATATCTCGTGTGATTGATATTAGTCTTATTATAGTATTATTGAATATATGTAGTATGTGTTAgtgattttttctatttttaattttaaactaCTTGAAACCGATTAGGAACCGGAATTGGAACCAGACTAGTAcatccattaattaatggtATTGAATCTCAGATTTGAAACCGATTAACTTATTGGTAAGGTTCTGGTATTAATCTCCTAGAGTTAGAACCTTTAAAGAACTAGACCGATAGCTCCTAaccagaccaattgacacccttaactgcGGCTGAGTAATGCCAGTGGACTAGAGTCAGCCATGCCGATAGGAGCATTACGTACAATATTTTGTTAAGGGCCATGATGAGTTGTGGTAGTTGTAGTATAGCTGTAGTATCGTAGAATACGATAGAATCCACCATTCTTCTTGCTATTTATAATAAGACCGTACCCCTTTTTAGTACTCTTTAGCAGACTATAATATCTTCCTGAATTAGAGTACATTATGCTTTGAACACAAAAGCTTTTTGCCTCCACAGCATATAGAGCATGTATGAGGAAGATGATACTAAAACATTAGGGCTTCAATAACTTTTATCACTTGGTGATTCAATCATgttcaaccctctaaaaaataaaaggaaaaagttcattgtgtgggcctctagagcctgcatgCGTGCCGGGCAATGGGAGTGCATGCGCAAACATTGTCTaggacaagatttccaccttttCATGAGGGTAACATGATACTTTCACATGCTTCGGTGTCTAGGCACAAGAACCAAGCAGACCACACAACCAGATAgcctttttttccccaaaaataaATTGTAACTTATAGTACTGGGAGTTTAATAGACCCTTCATCCTGACACTACATGAAATAAATGTCTAAGTCTTCTCTGTGGCATGGTTGGACCAAAATACTACACATGTGTTAATATTATACATTACAGGATGAATGATATGAGTGGGTCCATAGACTTCAGAAGTTCAGAGCTTATGTTCCCCTTTCCCTCTACCATAGGATTCTAAACTTATAAACTGATTTGAACAAAAAGAACGTTAATGTATACGCAGATCAATTGTTAAGGTTTCATATTCAAGACCAATGACTCATCAATTATGTCTACGTGGACATTGGACTTTGGATATCTAATTATGTATCAGGGATGTATGGTgatcatagttagcaaaaatgtgtttaaaacatCATCTCAAACatatttcagtatttttttaaaaatttttttttttaaattgttttaaatgtgttttatCGTTTGTTTTCctaatatatgggaaaaaagaCAAACAACAAGTATTCccattttaaacgcgtttaaaacacatttccatttttttggcaTAACATTCGCAAATAGTTTTTCTTACACTTGTAATGATGGAGGATTGAGTCAAGGATTTTCAGGTTCTAGAATTTCATTGCTTTTCTTGTTTGCTTTGAGCTCACCATAGAGATAGGaggcaaaaccccaaaatgacaGTGCGAGAGAAACCCCCTTCTCAGCTGTGAATGACTCTTGGAAGATGAAAACGGCTATGACCTCTGTGATTGGTAGTACACTGCAAATTATGACAGCAGCGAATAATGAGGAGCCATAAAAAATGACACCAATTGCTcccaagaagaagaactgatAAATAATTGCAGTGAATGCCACCACCAAGTAGTACTTGGCTTCCCCAAGTTCATACTCTCTTGCCTCTCTTGGAATTACCTaacatttaaataaaataacattagTGACGAAAAAGCTGCTAGTGATTAACTCAAATTGGATCCCatagttctatttttttttaaaaagttttaatttttatattaatcaaattttttttttggtaaacaaagcTTCACTAATAAAACATGTAGAACACATGGATTTTGAATTACAAGTTTCTAGAAACCATGAAGTGAAAATAAGCCAGACAGTCCTACATGAAATAGACCGAACCTTCCTTGCAAGGGATGCATCACAATTAGGCTTAAGAGATCCTCTTGCTGGTAGATGCCATAAACATTGAGCCAACCAACTTGTATATCTATCAATCAACGAGAATGGTTCAGGTTCTCATACGAGAAATTCTCATATGCTAGATGACACACATATGGAAATCCAAGAAAGTACATGGATTCCATATGTGTGTCAATTGGCGTATGAGAGAACCTGATCCAGACCCCCCAACCAACAACCTTGCCTAGCAAAGTTTGGCAAGAAAACAACATGCAAAAGGAGATTAAAAAACTCCTAAAGAATGAGACACGTGTCTATCTTTCATAGACGGCAAAAATTAAAGACATTAAAATCCAACCCAACCTAACTCTGACCATGATTTTCAAACTGATGATATCCTAATGTGATTCGTTTGAAGTTTTAACCAATAAAAAACGCTAGTCTAAAGTGGTAGTGCAAATATCTAGAGTCCAGACAAACCATGGGACTCTGTCAGGGGCCAACTACTACTGCTTGGGGCCTTGGGGGAATTGGATCTTATCCAGCTGTGGATAgaaaaaacaggggtaaggtagtcatttcacaggtgggtctcACCTAGGCctcacatgtgaaatgaccaccctcccCCTGTATTTAGGGTGGTTTTTGGTGTTGCacagtgcagctcccgccacagctgcacAAGATCCAAGTCCGGCCTTGGGGGTAAGCTTACCGTAAGTACCCTAGCTATCATTTGATTATGACTCACTTAATTAATTGGCCTTTTCCATTGGCATCATGATAAAGTGACACCTTGATCAAGTGGGTGTCCTGTTCACATAGACTTACTAGTAGATAGAATCTCAAcatgagagaatgagagagtgagagagagaacctgGAAGTCTTTGTTGACGAGCATCCCTATTGTGCAGAAAAGAGTTGcaaagatggaaatgaccaaTTGCATCTCAATAACGAGAGAGAAGGTAATGGTCTGTTTGGCTTTCTTGTAAGTCAGCTCCACCAAGGGAAGAACCAGCCCATACAATGCTGCCGCCGCGATGGTCATGAAAAAACCAATCAGATACTGCTTGTTGGACTCATTAGCCGGGCGGTCGACGCTTGTATTGAGGCCAAGCACCACGCCCGCCACGGTTAACAACGCGATCGAATTGATGGAGAAAGGGGTGAAGCTTTGCCTAACTAGAAGAAAAGCAAAGACTGCAGTGAAGGCCAGATGACTTGCAATTATAATGGAAACAGTCGAAACAGGTAAAAGGGACACGCCGTAGGCGTAGATGTAGTCGTCCAGTCCGGTGAGGATGCCGATAATAGCACAGGCGATGAAGACGAAGGGCTTCATTAAGAAGAGTCTCGTGGCATCATGTGAATCTCCTCTTCCCTTGCTACGGCGGCGCTTCAAGTAAGAAGCTGCAAAAGGGAATAGAATGACGGGCCAACCACCCGTCTCCAACCAGCTTGAGAACCAAATTCGTTTGCCACCGTGGACGAAGTAGAGCCGTAGTAGAAGGGGTCCGGCACAGTTGCCGATGCCCAACATGGCACAGTTTAGCAGGAGGAGGCTTCTTTTGAGGGCTTTCTTTATCTTTGCATCCtctttcttcaccacctcttggTGGCTAACCTCCATACCAGGCTCCATCTCCATGGCAATGgctagcgagagagagagagagagagagagagagagagcaagttGAAAGAGCAAGTAAACTAGAATTTATTTGTGGACAACGCAGCTAAATTACAACAGATACCACTCGGTCAAAATGTCAACTGCTGCCCTTGGACTTATGCTGGTCTTCCCAAGCTAGCAGCCAACTGCTGCGCCAAAGTGCAAGCCCCTAACATGGAAAGAGGTATCGATATcagatcaatgatatcagctaAATTGTATCGGTATCGGCCAAGGCTGATCCAGATCTCTGGCCAATCCTAGGTCAGGAATTGGTATCGAATCAAGGTAATATCATAAAAATCCGATTTTTAATGAAAGCTGAGGTAAAACTGTTTCGCAAGTTGACACGGGGCCAGAAGAATGGAGGGAGAAGTCCCGCAAGTCGCTGAAACTGTTTCGCCCCAGTCTCTTTAgtcggaaaattatcctctccaattctctatAGGTCGGCAGTGTGgcagtgctagtgtggatgtccGACACGTGGTAGCTCAGATATCCAATAGTTCGaactcattgactatgttgagctcaaaccgttggatgtccgagatGCCACGTGTCAGACATCCACACTAGTCTCCATCACCTTTAAATATTCATccagagagaaagaaaatgacACCCAATTAACATTAAGAGTTCCATGGTAGCTGTAAGATATGGGATCTGAAGATATACCTTCGGGGAGATGCGTGGCGCCCGTGGGTAGTACCTATGAGGCACCACTTAAATATCGCGAGAGGGTGTCTATCAAACAATGGGAAAGTGCATTGTCCAAACCCGATGACATTGAAATCTAATCACATAACGAAGTGTTTTTGTCCAAAACTGATTAAAACTAATGACATTGACCAAATCAAGACAAAATAACCCTACTAAATCAAAATGAAATCTAATCACATAATGAAATGCATTGTCCAAACCCGAATCAAGCTGTATAAACATTGTACCAAGCATAgggaaaattgaaatttttttttttggaggggggggggggggtggaactGGAGACACGAACCAAGAGATACTGGGGCCCCCATGTTCATCAGGGAGTTTCTTCTCAGGTGGGTGGCCCCAAGGGGGGAGGCGGAGTCAAACTCAGgaccttcagcttccttaggACAAGGCCCCTTGCCAACTGCGCTGCCCCTTGGGGTTGCAAAAATTGAATGTTCTATTCTTGGTTGATTAAATGGCCTATCGATCAAATTGGAATTGGATAGCTTATTTTGGAAGGGGACTATTTATAAAATATGCAAAATCTGCAGACTTATTTCATTAATAAAAGAGACGATCAAAGAGAATTATAGAGAGAATTTATAGATTTACAAATACAAATCCAAAGCATGCGGGAATAGATAGAATATACATAGAAagtgtagtttttttttggtaattgggagctttacatatatatttgatagaaaggggggggggggatcgaaccggggaggggacaagataccagccaagagactcgaactcgagacctcttggtgagcatgggcatgaagtgcaccacggctcaccaactgagctaagcagttgttggtGAAAGTGTAGTTTCTATAGGAAACCTATTACCGCATGCAAGAGTTTGAATGAGGAAATGAAGCTAAAAAAACCAAACACTGCAAGCGTGGAATGGAAGGCAACGATCTCCTCCACTAGATCTGATCcgctaatactccccctcaaagGTGGAGCGTGAAGATTACGAACGGTCAActtggagaggagaaaaaggaatTGGTCACGCCCAAGAGCTTTGGTGAATATATCTGCAAGTTGCATGCTGGAAGAGACCTTAGAAGTAGCGATGCACCCAGATTGAATGCGTTCCCGAACAACATGGCAATCAATCTCGATGTGCTTGGTTCGTTCACGAAACACTAGATTGGAAATAATATGGAGAGAGGCTTGATTATCGCAATAGAGACGCATGTGCCTAGTGTGATTAACGTTAAAATCACGTAACAAAGTGCGTAACCAGACAAGCTCACAGGTTGCCGAAGCTATAAACCGGTACTCGGCTTCAGCTGAGGAACGAGAAATGGTTTGCTGCTTCTTAGATTTCCAGGACAACGGGCTGCTACCCAGGAATGTGATATACCCTGTGACAGATCGACGTGTGGATGGGCAGGCAGCCCAATTAGAATCTAAAAAGGCTGAAAGCTAAAGAGAACTAGTCGTCGAAAAAAATATCCCCGTGCCAGGGGAAGATTTTAGGTAGCGCAGGAGGCGAAGGGCGGCATCCCAATTGGGCTATCGGGGttgatgcatgaattggcttAATGTGTTGACGACGTAGGTGATATCAGGTCTAGTAATGGTCAAGTAAATGAGACGACCAACGAGATGATAGTATGGTGATGGATCTATAAGGATGGGGCCAATATCAACAGCCAGATGATGTTGTTGCGCCATAGGAAAGAAACGGGCTTGTTGGCCAGTAAACCAGCTTCGACTAGGATATCAAGAGTGTATTTCCACTGATTGATAAATAAACCAGCTGCACTGCAAGCAACTTCgatgccaagaaaatatttcaacGCGCCCAAGTCTTTAAGATGAAAGCGAACATGGAGGAAGGAAATCAACACCTGAATGGCAACAAGATCATCCCCTGCAACTATTATGTCATCCACGTAAATAAGAACTGCAGTGTAGGTGGACTTGGTGGTCTTAACAAATAGAGAATAATCGGCCAAGGACTGCCGGAAACCTACAGATAATAGGGCACTGGTCAAGGTAGCGAACTAATTCCGAGAAGcttgtttaaggccataaaggGACTTGTTAAGCTTGCAATAGCGAGTCTCCCCCTGTTTGCCATAACCGGGAGGCTGACGTATGTAAACGTCCTCATGAAGTGCACCATGGAGAAATGCATTATTAACATCGAGTTGGCGGAGATGCCAACCACGAATAGCAGCAATGGCTAGAAGATTGCGAACAGTAACGAGCTTAGCGACCGGTGCAAAGGTGTCCGTATAGTCCAACCCTTCCTATTGAGTGTATCCCTTAGCAATGAGAAGTGCTTTGTAGCGCTCAATTGTACCATCAACTTCGTGTTTAACcttgtagatccatttgcaACCGATTAGAGATTTACCTATAGGAAGAGGCTGCAAAGACCAAATGTTATTCTACTCAAGAGCGGAAATTTCCGCCTCCATATAGCCGTTTGCCAGTGGGGATATTGTTTGGCATCATGGTAGGAGGTGGGTTCATGAGTGGAAGAGATGGCACTAAGGAAAGCAAAATGGTTAGACGAAAAATTTGAATAGGATAATGTAGCAGTGATAGGGTAAGGGACAATACCTGTCACTAATGGGATGAGAGAGCGGGAACCTTGTGAAGAACCTACAGCAAAACAGATGTAGTCATTTAAACGTAAAGGACGTGTGTGTTCTCTAACCGAACGCCAAGGAGAACTAGGGGAGCATAGTCGGCAGGAATGGGCTCGGGAGGTGAGGAGGGGTTAGAAGGAGTGACGGGAGGAGGGGAGGTtggaggggtggggggaaggGGAGATGGTGGGGCGGCGGCCGGCGATGGAGGAAAAGGGAGAGGGATATCgggggtggggaggggaatAACAGAAGGAGTGGTAGTGGAGAGGGGTGTGGGTTGATAAGGAAAAATAGATTCATGGAAAACTGCATTACGAGAGACAAATTGTTTCTGAGTGGTAAGGTAAAAAACACGGTACCCTTTTTGACCGTAGGGATAGCCCACAAAAACACATCGGATGGCACGAGGATCAAACTTGGTTTGGCCAGGTGCATGGTTATGGGCGT harbors:
- the LOC122657628 gene encoding purine permease 3-like, whose product is MEMEPGMEVSHQEVVKKEDAKIKKALKRSLLLLNCAMLGIGNCAGPLLLRLYFVHGGKRIWFSSWLETGGWPVILFPFAASYLKRRRSKGRGDSHDATRLFLMKPFVFIACAIIGILTGLDDYIYAYGVSLLPVSTVSIIIASHLAFTAVFAFLLVRQSFTPFSINSIALLTVAGVVLGLNTSVDRPANESNKQYLIGFFMTIAAAALYGLVLPLVELTYKKAKQTITFSLVIEMQLVISIFATLFCTIGMLVNKDFQVIPREAREYELGEAKYYLVVAFTAIIYQFFFLGAIGVIFYGSSLFAAVIICSVLPITEVIAVFIFQESFTAEKGVSLALSFWGFASYLYGELKANKKSNEILEPENP